The DNA sequence GGACAGCGAAGGCCCGCGCAATGGCGCCGGGTGCAAGGAGATTAACTAGGTGTCACCGAACGAAATCATGGAGATCATCCGGCTCGCCATCGTTGGCACCGTGGCGGTAACCGGCATCAGCATCGCCGGATGGATCTACAACACGCGGCAGAAGATCAAGAACGGCTACCCCCTGGAAAGCATGTGGGGCAAGCCGCTGCATCCGCAGATCACCAGCGAGGCGACCGAGCGGATGAAGCTGCTGACACAGGAAAATGCCCAGCTGCGCGCCCAGATCGGTTCGCTGAAGGACCGGCTCAACAATGTGGAGCGGATCGTGACCGACAGCGGTTACCACCTCGGTTCGGAAATCGAGAAGCTGCGCGACGGCGGAGAGAAAGTCCTATGAACACCACGAGCATCATCCTGCTGGTCATCCTGATCGTGGTGATCGTCAAGGCGCGGCGCGGCGAACTGGGCGAATTCGGCCGCTGGAAGCACCGCGACGACGATACGCAGCAGCGCGAGCTGCGCGATCCGCGCCGCGAAGCGGAGCTGGAACGCGAGATTCGCGAGCTGCACGAGCGCATCAAGGTGCTGGAGCGGATCGCGACGGAAGACCGCAGCGCGCGCGACTTGTCCGACGAGATCGACAGGCTGCGCGACAGGTAGGAACGGTAATGGGGAGTATTGCGATGATGAGCGAGGATCTTCTGATCGCCGCCTGCGCCCTGATCGGCCTGCTGGTGATTGCCGGCACCGTGTTGAAGGGCTGGCAGGACTGGCTGGCCCTCAAGTCCCGCGAACTGGACCGCGGCCGCGCGCCGGTGGAGATCGAAGGCGGCGTGCGCGAAGGCGCGGCACGCATCGAACTGGCCGATCTCAAGGAGCGCATCCGCAAGCTGGAAGCGATCGCCAATGGTGTGGACCTGTGAGTCGGCGCTCGCTTCTGCCGCCACGATGGAGCCTTCCGCGCGGCGGCCGGGCTTGTTAGACGCGGCCCATGCGATCGCTCGATGATATTGCCGAAGAATATGAATTCCTCGAAGGGGATGAACGTTACCGCCTGCTGATCGAGCTGGGGCGCGAGCTGGAGGAGATGCCCGCCGCGCTGAAGACGGACGCGACGCTGGTGCGCGGCTGTTCCGCCAGTGTGTGGGTCTATCCCACCGAGCAGGGCGAGCGCCTGCACTTCCTGGCCGACAGCAACGCCGCCATCACCAAGGGCATCGTGGCGCTGGTGATCGCGGCGGTGCAGGACCGGCCGGCGGAAGAGGTGGCACGGATGGACATCGCCGCCGCGCTGGAACCTTTCGACCTGCGCAACCAGCTCAGTTCCAACCGCACCCAGGGCGTACCCAACATGATCGCGCTGGTGAAGCAACACGCCGCGCGAATCGCGGCCGCCTGATGATTCCCCGGCCGTTTTGGTTCGCGGCCGGGTTGTTCTTCCTCGCGCTCGGCTGGATCGGCCTGATCCTGCCGATGATGCCGGGTTTCGTGTTCTTCCTCGTCGCCGCCTTCTGCTTCGCCCGCGGCAATCCGGCGTGGGAGCGCAAGATGCTGGAGCACCCGCGCTACGGCAAGCCGTTGCGCGACTGGCGGGATCGGCGGGCGATCTCGCGCCGGGCGAAGCGCGCGGCGATCATCAGCATGGCGCTGGCCGGCGCGCTCACCTGGTTCCTGATCGGCTTTCCCTGGGCGCTGGTTTCGATCACCGTGCTTGTGGCGGTCGGCGCGTGGATCTGGACGCGCAACGAATAGGCTCAGCCGCCAAGGCTTTCGCGCACCACGGCAATGCCCGCTTCGCGCTGGCGCTTCAGCTCCGCCTTCAGCCGGGCGGGATCGCGCGCGATCACGAAGCCGAAGCTCACCCCGCCCTCCTTGCCGATGGTCGCATGGTGCAGCCGGTGCGCCTGCACCAGTCGCCGCGCATAGCCGCTGCGCGGCACCCAGCGGAAATAGCGCTGATGCACCAGCCCGTCATGCACCAGCGTGTAGATCACGCCATACGCCAGTATGCCGAGGCCGATCCAGGTGCCGGGCCACCAGGCGCCGGCCCCCATCACCAGCGGACTGCCGACGGCGAACATGGCGATGCTCATCCCCGCGCCCACCAGCGCGAACAGGTCGTTCTTCTCCAGCAACCTGTCGTGCGGTTCGTGATGATCGCGGTGCCAGGCCCAGCCGAAGCCGTGCATCACATATTTGTGGCTCGCCCAGGCGACCCATTCCATGGCCGCAACGCTGGCAAGCACGATCAGCAGGGGGGCAATCCATTCCATGCCGCCTAAATAAGCGCTTCATCGCGGCAAAGACAGCCCTCGCTTGCCTTGTGGGCGATCCCGCGCCATTTGCCCGGCATGGCCAGCAAACCACGCACTCTGTACGAAAAGATCTGGGACGAACATGTGATCGAACGGCGGGAGGACGGCACCTGCCTGATCTTCATCGACCGTCACCTCGTCCACGAAGTCACCAGCCCGCAGGCATTCGAAGCACTGCGCATTACCGGGCGCAAGGTGCGCCGACCGGAACTGACGCTTGCCGTGCCCGATCACAACCTGCCCACCACCGCGCGCAAGGATGCCGCCGGGCAGCGCCTGCCGATCGCAGACGCGCAGAGCGCGCAGCAGCTGGCCGCGCTGGAAAAGAACGTGGCGGATTTCGGCATCCGCTATTTCGGCGCCACGGCGCGCGAACAGGGTATCGTCCACGTCGTGGGTCCGGAACAGGGCTTCTCGCTTCCCGGCACCACCATCGTCTGCGGCGACAGCCACACCGCCGCGCATGGCGGCGTGGGCGCGCTGGCCTTCGGCATCGGCACCAGCGAGGTGGAGCACGTGCTGGCGACGCAGACGCTGCTGCTCAAGCAGTCGAAGACCATGGAAGTTCGCGTGGAGGGCGATCTGCCCCCCGGCGTCACCTCCAAGGACCTGATCCTCCACATCATCGGCGTGATCGGCACCGCCGGCGGCACCGGCCATGTGATCGAATATCGCGGCAAGGTGTTCGAGGAGATGAGCGTGGAAGGCCGCCTCACGGTCTGCAACATGAGCATCGAAGGCGGCGCCCGCGCCGGCCTGATCGCGCCGGACGAGAAGACCTTCGCCTATCTCAAGGGCCGCAGCTTCGCCCCGCAGGGGCAGGACTGGGAGGGAGCGGTAGCTTATTGGCGCGGCCTGCGCACCGACGAGGGCGCCCGGTTCGACAAATCCGTGGTGATCGACGCCGCCAGCGTGGAGCCTACCGTGACCTGGGGCACCAGTCCGGAAGACACGGTGGCGATCGGCGGAGTCGTGCCCACGCCCGAAAGCTTCGCCGATCCTTCCAAGCAGGAAGCGGCCCGCGCCAGCCTGGCCTATATGGGCCTCGAGCCGGGGCAGAAGCTGGCCGAGGTGGAGGTGCAGAACATTTTCATCGGCAGCTGCACCAACAGCCGGATAGAGGATCTGCGCGCCGCGGCCGAAGTGCTGCGCGGCCGGCGCAAGGCCGACAATGTGAAATGGGCCATCGTCGTCCCCGGCTCCGGCCTGGTGAAGGAACAGGCCGAGGCGGAGGGGCTGGACAAGGTGTTCACCGACGCCGGCCTCGAATGGCGCGAGCCGGGCTGCTCGGCCTGCCTTGGCATGAATCCCGACAAGGTGCCGGCGGGCGAACGCTGCGCCAGCACCAGCAACCGCAATTTCGTCGGCCGCCAGGGGCCGGGTGCGCGCACCCATCTGGTAAGTCCCGCCATGGCCGCCGCCGCCGCGGTGACCGGGCGGCTGACGGATGTGCGCAAGCTTGCCGCAGAGCCCGCGTAAGTCCGCCTTCGCCCCGGTCGTCGCGGCCGACACGCGCGTCCTCCTGCTCGGCAGCCTGCCGGGCGAATCCTCGCTGGCGCAGGGGCGGTATTACGCGCATCCGCAGAATCGCTTCTGGCATCTCGTCGGGCGAGTGATCGGGGCGGACCTGCCGGCGATGGATTATGATGATCGGCTCGCCGCGCTGCGCGCCGCGCGGATCGGCCTGTGGGACACGGTCGCCTCCGCCACGCGCAGCGGCAGCCTCGATGCCTCCATGCGCGACATCGTGCCCCGCCCGCTGGCGGAGCTGACCGCCACCCTGCCCGAATTGCGTGCCGTGGGCTTCAACGGGCGCAAGGCGCAGGACATCGGCATGAAGCAGCTGGCGGGCAGCGGGCTGGCGCTGATCCCCCTCCCCTCCTCCAGCCCGGCCCACGCCGGCATGACGCTGGCCACGAAAGAAAAACTGTGGGCGGAGATCGGCAAATACCTTGTGTGAGGGCTTGTCTCCGCGCGCCGCTCGTCGCATTGAAACGGCATGAGCAAGAAGAAAGATCTGGGCCTTGGCGGCAAGGCTGCCATCGCCGGCGCGATCGGCTCCGCGGCGGTGGCTGCGGCGCTGCTGTTCGTGAACAAGAAGAAGAAGGACGAGAAGCTGAAGCGCTTCACCACGCCCTTTAACGAGCCGCCGGAGACCGATTGATGGATCCCGTGCGCGAAGTGGAAGGCCGCGCCTATCCCTTCGGCCGCAAGAACGTCGATACCGATCTCATCATCCCGGCGCGCTGGCTGAAGACGATCAGCCGCGAAGGCCTGGGCGAAGGGGCGTTCGAAGCGGTACGCCAGGAACCCGGCAATGTGTTCGACGATCCCGAATTCGCCGGGGCGCCGATCATCGTTGCGGGCGACAATTTCGGCTGCGGTTCCAGCCGCGAACATGCCGCGTGGGCGCTGCTGGACATGGGCGTGAAGGCGGTGATCGCGCCGAGCTTCTCCGACATCTTTTCGGGCAACGCCTTCAAGAACGGCATCCTCACCGTGGCCCTGACGCAGGAGCAGGTGGACCGGCTGCTGGAAGTTGCCGCCACCGATCCGATCAGCATCGACCTGGAGACGCAGACGGTGACGACGCCGTTCCAGGATCGCTTCACCTTCGAGATCGATCCCTTCCGCAAGCATTGCCTGCTGGAAGGGCTGGACGAGGTGGGCCTCACGCTCGCGCGCGATGCGT is a window from the Altererythrobacter sp. B11 genome containing:
- a CDS encoding SufE family protein — its product is MRSLDDIAEEYEFLEGDERYRLLIELGRELEEMPAALKTDATLVRGCSASVWVYPTEQGERLHFLADSNAAITKGIVALVIAAVQDRPAEEVARMDIAAALEPFDLRNQLSSNRTQGVPNMIALVKQHAARIAAA
- a CDS encoding DNA-deoxyinosine glycosylase, yielding MPQSPRKSAFAPVVAADTRVLLLGSLPGESSLAQGRYYAHPQNRFWHLVGRVIGADLPAMDYDDRLAALRAARIGLWDTVASATRSGSLDASMRDIVPRPLAELTATLPELRAVGFNGRKAQDIGMKQLAGSGLALIPLPSSSPAHAGMTLATKEKLWAEIGKYLV
- the leuC gene encoding 3-isopropylmalate dehydratase large subunit, with the protein product MASKPRTLYEKIWDEHVIERREDGTCLIFIDRHLVHEVTSPQAFEALRITGRKVRRPELTLAVPDHNLPTTARKDAAGQRLPIADAQSAQQLAALEKNVADFGIRYFGATAREQGIVHVVGPEQGFSLPGTTIVCGDSHTAAHGGVGALAFGIGTSEVEHVLATQTLLLKQSKTMEVRVEGDLPPGVTSKDLILHIIGVIGTAGGTGHVIEYRGKVFEEMSVEGRLTVCNMSIEGGARAGLIAPDEKTFAYLKGRSFAPQGQDWEGAVAYWRGLRTDEGARFDKSVVIDAASVEPTVTWGTSPEDTVAIGGVVPTPESFADPSKQEAARASLAYMGLEPGQKLAEVEVQNIFIGSCTNSRIEDLRAAAEVLRGRRKADNVKWAIVVPGSGLVKEQAEAEGLDKVFTDAGLEWREPGCSACLGMNPDKVPAGERCASTSNRNFVGRQGPGARTHLVSPAMAAAAAVTGRLTDVRKLAAEPA
- a CDS encoding sterol desaturase family protein; the encoded protein is MEWIAPLLIVLASVAAMEWVAWASHKYVMHGFGWAWHRDHHEPHDRLLEKNDLFALVGAGMSIAMFAVGSPLVMGAGAWWPGTWIGLGILAYGVIYTLVHDGLVHQRYFRWVPRSGYARRLVQAHRLHHATIGKEGGVSFGFVIARDPARLKAELKRQREAGIAVVRESLGG
- a CDS encoding YbaN family protein, producing MIPRPFWFAAGLFFLALGWIGLILPMMPGFVFFLVAAFCFARGNPAWERKMLEHPRYGKPLRDWRDRRAISRRAKRAAIISMALAGALTWFLIGFPWALVSITVLVAVGAWIWTRNE
- a CDS encoding isopropylmalate isomerase; translation: MSKKKDLGLGGKAAIAGAIGSAAVAAALLFVNKKKKDEKLKRFTTPFNEPPETD
- the leuD gene encoding 3-isopropylmalate dehydratase small subunit, which codes for MDPVREVEGRAYPFGRKNVDTDLIIPARWLKTISREGLGEGAFEAVRQEPGNVFDDPEFAGAPIIVAGDNFGCGSSREHAAWALLDMGVKAVIAPSFSDIFSGNAFKNGILTVALTQEQVDRLLEVAATDPISIDLETQTVTTPFQDRFTFEIDPFRKHCLLEGLDEVGLTLARDASITTYENRLAAHRPWLARGTAAAA